A part of Setaria viridis chromosome 8, Setaria_viridis_v4.0, whole genome shotgun sequence genomic DNA contains:
- the LOC117834620 gene encoding probable CCR4-associated factor 1 homolog 11 has product MFLPNWYYGGFVADVHAMAAAPAAPGLAVTSVTAENFEAELDAIAALLQRYPIVVIDTEYPGTVHRPTAGRRECDVTPGERYALVKANVDELPAVQLGITLCDADGNVPVVAAGADGRACQRAWEFTFSDFDPVRGRHAPESVAFLTSQGVDFPAARLRGVSSSAFAARLAAVLAPARLRGGLTWAAFGGAYDFAYMIKMLSGGQPLPGTWQEFMARARDLLGGGMFDAKYMAEHSGRADLIGGGLRRVAVRLGAPLLFPEPPCLAGPKSHTACHVYTAMRRHFRDLYRGHDYGAVFDGLIDGFN; this is encoded by the coding sequence ATGTTCCTCCCGAACTGGTACTACGGCGGGTTCGTCGCCGACGTCcacgccatggcggcggcccccgccgcgccgggccTCGCGGTCACGTCCGTCACCGCCGAGAACTTCGAAGCGGAGCtcgacgccatcgccgccctGCTGCAGAGGTACCCCATCGTCGTCATCGACACCGAGTACCCGGGCACGGTGCATCGCCCCACCGCCGGGCGGCGCGAGTGCGACGTCACCCCGGGCGAGCGCTACGCCCTCGTCAAGGCCAACGTCGACGAGCTCCCCGCCGTGCAGCTCGGGATCACGCTTTGCGACGCGGACGGGAACGTCCCCGTCGTCGCagccggcgccgacggccgcgCCTGCCAGCGCGCCTGGGAGTTCACCTTCTCCGACTTCGACCCCGTCCGCGGCCGCCATGCCCCGGAGTCCGTGGCGTTCCTGACGTCCCAGGGTGTCGACTTCCCGGCGGCGCGCCTGCGCGGCGTGAGCTCCTCGGCGTTTGCGGCcaggctcgccgccgtcctcgccccgGCGCGGCTCCGCGGCGGCCTGACGTGGGCGGCGTTCGGCGGCGCCTACGACTTTGCCTACATGATCAAGATGCTCTCCGGCGGGCAGCCGCTGCCGGGGACCTGGCAGGAGTTCATGGCTCGGGCGAGggacctcctcggcggcgggaTGTTCGACGCCAAGTACATGGCGGAGCACTCCGGCCGCGCCGACCTgatcggcggcggcctccggcgCGTGGCAGTCCGCCTCGGCGCGCCGCTGCTCTTCCCGGAGCCACCGTGCCTTGCCGGCCCGAAGAGCCACACCGCCTGCCACGTCTACACGGCGATGAGGAGGCAC
- the LOC117834621 gene encoding putative F-box/FBD/LRR-repeat protein At4g00315 yields MDTEPPPPSPIEDYYMEASPPAAGEPYPGPTEYVTPRSLFSCAALRSLRLGGCWLDVPPTTAALPSLATLHLTRVTGRRDAVQDLVDACPRLADLKLEACRDLERILVPDARLRRLALRCCHELADVFVGDSSELRAFEYRGGVPGPSLLNMPQPSEISLCTLDFCGVEPAEPPEFTFLLLYARVERLHLTSARLLGRGVFDHGVLYPYGLRFLTFPELRNLELTGMLPEDDAAAAIAAVTRILERTPRLGRLENGYSSRYSDEEEDMDIHAAHQLRYDQHATLAVPDAEIPCLREINLVHYQGAMAHAQRMLAKFLLRNAPVVGEVCCEFARGPLAIQTDLMEEIKGWVMNKSANMIFF; encoded by the exons ATGGACacagagccgccgccgccctcgccgataGAAGATTATTACATGGAGGcatcgccgccagccgccggcgagccctATCCGGGGCCAACCGAGTACGTCACGCCGAGAAGCCTCTTCTCCTGCGCCGCGCTGCGCAGCCTCCGGCTCGGCGGATGCTGGCTCGACGTGcctcccaccaccgccgccctgCCGTCCCTCGCCACGCTGCACCTGACGCGGGTCACCGGCCGGCGCGACGCCGTCCAGGATCTGGTCGACGCGTGCCCGCGCCTCGCCGACCTGAAGCTCGAGGCCTGCCGCGACCTGGAACGGATCCTCGTCCCCGACGCGCGCCTCCGCAGACTCGCGCTGCGGTGCTGCCACGAGCTCGCCGACGTCTTCGTCGGCGACTCGTCGGAGCTGCGGGCCTTCGAGTACCGCGGCGGCGTCCCGGGGCCCTCGCTGCTGAACATGCCGCAGCCAAGCGAGATCTCGCTGTGCACGCTCGACTTCTGCGGCGTGGAGCCCGCCGAGCCGCCGGAGTTCACCTTCCTCCTGCTGTACGCCCGAGTGGAGCGCCTGCATCTCACGTCCGCCCGCCTCCTCGGCCGCGGCGTCTTCGACCACGGAGTCTTATATCCCTATGGGCTCAGGTTCCTCACCTTCCCGGAGCTGCGAAACCTCGAGCTGACCGGAATGCTGCCGGaagacgacgccgccgccgccatcgctgcCGTGACCAGGATCCTAGAGCGGACCCCGAGGCTGGGACGCT TGGAGAACGGCTACAGCAGCAGGTactccgacgaggaggaggacatgGACATCCACGCCGCGCACCAGCTCAGGTATGACCAGCACGCGACGCTCGCCGTGCCGGACGCTGAGATCCCCTGCCTGAGGGAGATCAACTTGGTGCACTACCAGGGGGCCATGGCGCATGCGCAGAGGATGCTCGCCAAGTTCTTGCTCCGCAACGCACCGGTTGTTGGTGAGGTGTGCTGCGAGTTCGCGCGGGGGCCGCTGGCGATCCAGACAGACCTGATGGAGGAGATCAAGGGGTGGGTGATGAACAAGTCTGCCAACATGATTTTCTTCTAG
- the LOC117833326 gene encoding nuclear pore complex protein NUP107 isoform X2, with protein MEVDPSPSPPPSRPPPLPGYFDPESSGRREEYRRYRKRLSSSNVSPLLGSSLSKSSEARLLYDGDSIPRRPNAGLLLEDIKQEAEDYSNFEGLDGSRMFSSAKRRAPFDGGSASDAAYSSGRQAVRQTLKPVKMEDDMYAPHEGETSFSMFASLLDSAIQGLMPFPDVILQFERTCRNASESIRSSATGKLRVVEDKLMQQKAQLLLDEAASWSLLWYLYGKGNEELSGELFVSPTTSHQEACRFVAADLTAQLCLRIVLWLEGLASEALDLEKKVRGSHVGSYLPSSGVWHRTQRYLKRNNNDSTIVKHVDFDAPTREGAQLLPDDKKQDELLLEDIWTLLRAGRLEEASELCRSAGQAWRAATLCPFGGIDMFPSLDALLKNGKSRTLQAIELESGIGRQWRLWKWASYCASEKIAEQDGGRYEMAVYALQCSNLKRILPICTDWESACWAMARSWLDVQVDLELSQYQTSRPDEKQLDDDMNGAQSSVGPESWPYHVLDQQPRDITALLQKLHSSDLVHETVSRACREQHRQIEMNLMSGNISHLLDLLWSWLSPAEEDQNIARPLDDPEMIRFAAHVVLVLRYIFISDEMEDELEEKLVAVGDLIINMYVRYLFSEDQEELVGVYASQLQRDVCIDLFVEMMELRLNSSLHTMYKLFLSAVEYLPFSSGDASKACFEEIIERVLSRSRQTKPSKYDEDFSDVAHQHHLQSLQKAMVIQWLCFTPPPSIPDFQMITGKLLIRALMHSNTLFREFSLISMRRVPELPAGPHKLLAILAEPLKQKENLFSLEDQEVSDNLQEFEDWHEYYSLDATYRNWLKVEMQNDAVSPEMLSAEENDQAIAAAKETLELAFLLLKKDERPWLDAVESSPFESSDPIFLELHASAMLCLPSGECMLPDATSCTALTSALYSTASEEDVLHRKLKVDIQVSSRDPCCIEVALSCLAAEGDGYGLHEANDGGLLAAIMAAGFKGELSRFQPGVSMAISRLDAWYSDGNGSVESTAAYIIRGLCRRCCLPETILRSMQACISLSAAGDSLDDCDKLIELVGSSESGMMHLFSQQQLQEFLIFERECLICKMELEEEQQLPSDG; from the exons ATGGAGGTGgacccctcgccgtcgccgcccccgtcgcggccgccgccgctgccgggctACTTCGACCCGGAGTCCTCCGGCCGCCGGGAGGAGTACCGCCGCTACAG GAAGAGGTTATCTTCTTCAAATGTCTCGCCGCTGCTGGGGAGCTCACTCTCCAAATCCTCTGAAGCAAGGCTGTTATATGACGGGGACAGCATCCCGAGGCGGCCTAATGCTGGTTTACTCCTTGAAGACATCAAGCAGGAGGCTGAGGATTATTCCAACTTTGAAGgcttggatggatcgagaaTGTTCAGTTCAGCCAAAAGAAGGGCACCATTCGATGGTGGTTCTGCCTCGGACGCAGCTTACAGTTCGGGGAGGCAGGCGGTGAGGCAGACGCTGAAACCAGTCAAGATGGAGGACGATATGTATGCGCCACATGAAGGAGAAACATCGTTTTCAATGTTTGCATCTCTCCTTGATTCTGCGATCCAAG GTTTGATGCCCTTTCCAGATGTAATTCTACAGTTTGAGAGGACATGTCGAAATGCTTCCGAGTCGATCAG atcttcTGCTACTGGAAAGCTTCGGGTGGTGGAAGATAAGCTTATGCAGCAAAAGGCACAACTTTTACTTGATGAAGCTGCTTCCTGGTCACTTCTTTGGTACCTCTATGGCAAAG GAAATGAGGAGCTTTCAGGAGAGCTTTTTGTG TCACCAACTACATCCCATCAGGAGGCGTGCCGCTTTGTTGCAGCAGATCTTACAGCACAACTGTGTCTGCGGATTGTACTTTGGCTTGAAGGTCTTGCTTCTGAAGCTCTTGATTTGGAGAAAAAG GTGAGAGGGTCTCATGTTGGTTCATATCTACCAAGTTCTGGTGTTTGGCACCGTACACAGAGGTACCTCAAAAGAAACAATAATGATTCTACTATAGTGAAGCATGTGGATTTTGATGCTCCAACTCGTGAAGGAGCACAACTTCTCCCTGATGATAAG AAGCAAGATGAATTGCTTCTAGAAGATATCTGGACTCTTTTAAGAGCGGGGAGATTGGAAGAGGCATCTGAGTTGTGCCGTTCTGCTGGCCAG GCATGGAGAGCTGCCACTCTTTGTCCTTTTGGTGGCATAGATATGTTTCCTTCCCTGGACGCATTGCTCAAGAATGGAAAGTCCAGAACACTACAAGCCATTGAATTGGAAAGTGGTATTGGGCGGCAGTGGCGTCTTTGGAAATGGGCATCATATTGTGCTTCTGAG AAAATTGCTGAACAAGATGGTGGCCGTTATGAGATGGCTGTATACGCTTTACAGTGCAGTAACTTAAAGCGTATCTTGCCAATCTGTACTGACTGGGAG TCAGCTTGTTGGGCAATGGCTAGATCCTGGCTGGATGTTCAAGTGGATCTTGAATTATCTCAGTACCAAACCAGTAGACCAGATGAGAAACAGCTCGATGATGATATGAATGGAGCCCAAAGTTCAGTTGGTCCAGAAAGTTGGCCGTACCATGTTCTTGATCAACAACCTCGTGATATAACTGCACTTCTGCAGAAACTCCACTCGAG TGACCTTGTTCATGAAACTGTGTCTCGAGCATGCCGGGAGCAGCATCGACAAATCGAG ATGAATCTCATGAGTGGAAATATATCTCATCTTCTTGACCTTCTATGGTCATGGTTGTCCCCCGCTGAAGAGGACCAAAATATTGCAAG GCCCCTTGATGACCCAGAGATGATACGTTTCGCGGCACATGTCGTTCTTGTACTGAGATACATTTTCATCAGtgatgaaatggaagatgagtTGGAGGAAAAGCTGGTTGCTGTCGGTGACCTCATCATCAACAT GTATGTGAGATATTTGTTCTCAGAGGACCAAGAGGAGTTGGTTGGAGTATATGCTTCTCAGCTTCAACGTGACGTTTGCATTGATTTGTTTGTGGAAATGATGGAATTAAGGTTAAATAGCAG TTTGCATACTATGTACAAGCTCTTCCTCTCTGCTGTGGAGTATCTGCCATTCTCATCTGGAGATGCATCCAAGGCTTGTTTCGAAGAGATCATTGAGAG GGTGCTTTCAAGATCTCGACAAACAAAACCCAGCAAGTACGATGAGGATTTCTCCGATGTTGCACATCAACATCACTTACAGTCACTTCAAAAGGCAATGGTTATTCAGTGGCTTTGCTTCACACCACCACCCTCGATTCCAGACTTTCAAATGATCACTGGGAAGCTTCTGATTCGGGCATTGATGCATAG CAACACACTATTCAGAGAGTTTTCCTTGATATCAATGAGGAGAGTCCCTGAACTACCAGCAGGGCCGCACAAGTTGCTTGCCATCCTGGCTGAACCATTAAAGCAAAAGGAAAATTTATTTTCGCTGGAAGATCAGGAGGTATCTGATAACTTACAGGAGTTTGAAGATTGG CATGAATATTACTCCCTTGATGCGACTTATCGGAACTGGCTTAAAGTTGAGATGCAGAATGATGCTGTTTCTCCTGAAATGCTTTCAGCAGAGGAAAATGATCAAGCTATTGCTGCAGCAAAAGAAACACTGGAGTTGGCATTCTTGTTATTAAAGA AGGATGAAAGACCATGGTTGGATGCTGTCGAGAGCAGTCCATTTGAATCCTCAGATCCTATTTTCCTTGAGTTGCATGCATCTGCAATGCTCTGCCTACCTTCTGGAGAATGCATGTTACCCGATGCAACATCATGCACAGCTTTGACTAGTGCACTATATTCAACTGCCAGTGAAGAGGATGTGCTGCATCGCAAGTTGAAG GTGGACATTCAGGTCTCGTCTAGAGACCCTTGCTGTAttgaagttgctctaagctGCCTAGCAGCAGAAGGTGATGGATATGGGCTTCATGAAGCCAATGATGGAGGTCTTCTTGCTGCAATCATGGCAGCTGGCTTTAAAG GTGAACTCAGTCGATTCCAACCTGGAGTTTCAATGGCCATTTCACGGCTTGATGCTTGGTACTCTGATGGGAATGGCTCTGTGGAAAGCACTGCTGCTTACATAATTCGAGGGTTGTGTCGAAGATGCTGCCTACCTGAAACGATTCTACGATCCATGCAG GCATGTATTTCGCTTTCGGCAGCAGGTGATTCTCTAGATGATTGTGATAAACTTATTGAGTTAGTTGGTTCGTCCGAATCCGGAATGATGCATTTGTTCAGCCAGCAGCAGTTGCAG GAATTCCTGATTTTCGAGAGGGAATGCTTGATATGTAAAATGGAGcttgaggaggagcagcagttACCTTCTGATGGCTAA
- the LOC117833326 gene encoding nuclear pore complex protein NUP107 isoform X1, which translates to MEVDPSPSPPPSRPPPLPGYFDPESSGRREEYRRYRKRLSSSNVSPLLGSSLSKSSEARLLYDGDSIPRRPNAGLLLEDIKQEAEDYSNFEGLDGSRMFSSAKRRAPFDGGSASDAAYSSGRQAVRQTLKPVKMEDDMYAPHEGETSFSMFASLLDSAIQGLMPFPDVILQFERTCRNASESIRSSATGKLRVVEDKLMQQKAQLLLDEAASWSLLWYLYGKGNEELSGELFVSPTTSHQEACRFVAADLTAQLCLRIVLWLEGLASEALDLEKKVRGSHVGSYLPSSGVWHRTQRYLKRNNNDSTIVKHVDFDAPTREGAQLLPDDKKQDELLLEDIWTLLRAGRLEEASELCRSAGQAWRAATLCPFGGIDMFPSLDALLKNGKSRTLQAIELESGIGRQWRLWKWASYCASEKIAEQDGGRYEMAVYALQCSNLKRILPICTDWESACWAMARSWLDVQVDLELSQYQTSRPDEKQLDDDMNGAQSSVGPESWPYHVLDQQPRDITALLQKLHSSDLVHETVSRACREQHRQIEMNLMSGNISHLLDLLWSWLSPAEEDQNIARPLDDPEMIRFAAHVVLVLRYIFISDEMEDELEEKLVAVGDLIINMYVRYLFSEDQEELVGVYASQLQRDVCIDLFVEMMELRLNSSLHTMYKLFLSAVEYLPFSSGDASKACFEEIIERVLSRSRQTKPSKYDEDFSDVAHQHHLQSLQKAMVIQWLCFTPPPSIPDFQMITGKLLIRALMHSNTLFREFSLISMRRVPELPAGPHKLLAILAEPLKQKENLFSLEDQEVSDNLQEFEDWVWLFLHIDVHLTFMPSIFISMYNVSLDQLFALVEQHEYYSLDATYRNWLKVEMQNDAVSPEMLSAEENDQAIAAAKETLELAFLLLKKDERPWLDAVESSPFESSDPIFLELHASAMLCLPSGECMLPDATSCTALTSALYSTASEEDVLHRKLKVDIQVSSRDPCCIEVALSCLAAEGDGYGLHEANDGGLLAAIMAAGFKGELSRFQPGVSMAISRLDAWYSDGNGSVESTAAYIIRGLCRRCCLPETILRSMQACISLSAAGDSLDDCDKLIELVGSSESGMMHLFSQQQLQEFLIFERECLICKMELEEEQQLPSDG; encoded by the exons ATGGAGGTGgacccctcgccgtcgccgcccccgtcgcggccgccgccgctgccgggctACTTCGACCCGGAGTCCTCCGGCCGCCGGGAGGAGTACCGCCGCTACAG GAAGAGGTTATCTTCTTCAAATGTCTCGCCGCTGCTGGGGAGCTCACTCTCCAAATCCTCTGAAGCAAGGCTGTTATATGACGGGGACAGCATCCCGAGGCGGCCTAATGCTGGTTTACTCCTTGAAGACATCAAGCAGGAGGCTGAGGATTATTCCAACTTTGAAGgcttggatggatcgagaaTGTTCAGTTCAGCCAAAAGAAGGGCACCATTCGATGGTGGTTCTGCCTCGGACGCAGCTTACAGTTCGGGGAGGCAGGCGGTGAGGCAGACGCTGAAACCAGTCAAGATGGAGGACGATATGTATGCGCCACATGAAGGAGAAACATCGTTTTCAATGTTTGCATCTCTCCTTGATTCTGCGATCCAAG GTTTGATGCCCTTTCCAGATGTAATTCTACAGTTTGAGAGGACATGTCGAAATGCTTCCGAGTCGATCAG atcttcTGCTACTGGAAAGCTTCGGGTGGTGGAAGATAAGCTTATGCAGCAAAAGGCACAACTTTTACTTGATGAAGCTGCTTCCTGGTCACTTCTTTGGTACCTCTATGGCAAAG GAAATGAGGAGCTTTCAGGAGAGCTTTTTGTG TCACCAACTACATCCCATCAGGAGGCGTGCCGCTTTGTTGCAGCAGATCTTACAGCACAACTGTGTCTGCGGATTGTACTTTGGCTTGAAGGTCTTGCTTCTGAAGCTCTTGATTTGGAGAAAAAG GTGAGAGGGTCTCATGTTGGTTCATATCTACCAAGTTCTGGTGTTTGGCACCGTACACAGAGGTACCTCAAAAGAAACAATAATGATTCTACTATAGTGAAGCATGTGGATTTTGATGCTCCAACTCGTGAAGGAGCACAACTTCTCCCTGATGATAAG AAGCAAGATGAATTGCTTCTAGAAGATATCTGGACTCTTTTAAGAGCGGGGAGATTGGAAGAGGCATCTGAGTTGTGCCGTTCTGCTGGCCAG GCATGGAGAGCTGCCACTCTTTGTCCTTTTGGTGGCATAGATATGTTTCCTTCCCTGGACGCATTGCTCAAGAATGGAAAGTCCAGAACACTACAAGCCATTGAATTGGAAAGTGGTATTGGGCGGCAGTGGCGTCTTTGGAAATGGGCATCATATTGTGCTTCTGAG AAAATTGCTGAACAAGATGGTGGCCGTTATGAGATGGCTGTATACGCTTTACAGTGCAGTAACTTAAAGCGTATCTTGCCAATCTGTACTGACTGGGAG TCAGCTTGTTGGGCAATGGCTAGATCCTGGCTGGATGTTCAAGTGGATCTTGAATTATCTCAGTACCAAACCAGTAGACCAGATGAGAAACAGCTCGATGATGATATGAATGGAGCCCAAAGTTCAGTTGGTCCAGAAAGTTGGCCGTACCATGTTCTTGATCAACAACCTCGTGATATAACTGCACTTCTGCAGAAACTCCACTCGAG TGACCTTGTTCATGAAACTGTGTCTCGAGCATGCCGGGAGCAGCATCGACAAATCGAG ATGAATCTCATGAGTGGAAATATATCTCATCTTCTTGACCTTCTATGGTCATGGTTGTCCCCCGCTGAAGAGGACCAAAATATTGCAAG GCCCCTTGATGACCCAGAGATGATACGTTTCGCGGCACATGTCGTTCTTGTACTGAGATACATTTTCATCAGtgatgaaatggaagatgagtTGGAGGAAAAGCTGGTTGCTGTCGGTGACCTCATCATCAACAT GTATGTGAGATATTTGTTCTCAGAGGACCAAGAGGAGTTGGTTGGAGTATATGCTTCTCAGCTTCAACGTGACGTTTGCATTGATTTGTTTGTGGAAATGATGGAATTAAGGTTAAATAGCAG TTTGCATACTATGTACAAGCTCTTCCTCTCTGCTGTGGAGTATCTGCCATTCTCATCTGGAGATGCATCCAAGGCTTGTTTCGAAGAGATCATTGAGAG GGTGCTTTCAAGATCTCGACAAACAAAACCCAGCAAGTACGATGAGGATTTCTCCGATGTTGCACATCAACATCACTTACAGTCACTTCAAAAGGCAATGGTTATTCAGTGGCTTTGCTTCACACCACCACCCTCGATTCCAGACTTTCAAATGATCACTGGGAAGCTTCTGATTCGGGCATTGATGCATAG CAACACACTATTCAGAGAGTTTTCCTTGATATCAATGAGGAGAGTCCCTGAACTACCAGCAGGGCCGCACAAGTTGCTTGCCATCCTGGCTGAACCATTAAAGCAAAAGGAAAATTTATTTTCGCTGGAAGATCAGGAGGTATCTGATAACTTACAGGAGTTTGAAGATTGGGTATGGCTCTTTTTACATATTGATGTGCATCTTACCTTTATGCCAAGCATTTTTATTTCTATGTATAACGTGAGTCTTGACCAACTATTTGCTTTGGTCGAACAGCATGAATATTACTCCCTTGATGCGACTTATCGGAACTGGCTTAAAGTTGAGATGCAGAATGATGCTGTTTCTCCTGAAATGCTTTCAGCAGAGGAAAATGATCAAGCTATTGCTGCAGCAAAAGAAACACTGGAGTTGGCATTCTTGTTATTAAAGA AGGATGAAAGACCATGGTTGGATGCTGTCGAGAGCAGTCCATTTGAATCCTCAGATCCTATTTTCCTTGAGTTGCATGCATCTGCAATGCTCTGCCTACCTTCTGGAGAATGCATGTTACCCGATGCAACATCATGCACAGCTTTGACTAGTGCACTATATTCAACTGCCAGTGAAGAGGATGTGCTGCATCGCAAGTTGAAG GTGGACATTCAGGTCTCGTCTAGAGACCCTTGCTGTAttgaagttgctctaagctGCCTAGCAGCAGAAGGTGATGGATATGGGCTTCATGAAGCCAATGATGGAGGTCTTCTTGCTGCAATCATGGCAGCTGGCTTTAAAG GTGAACTCAGTCGATTCCAACCTGGAGTTTCAATGGCCATTTCACGGCTTGATGCTTGGTACTCTGATGGGAATGGCTCTGTGGAAAGCACTGCTGCTTACATAATTCGAGGGTTGTGTCGAAGATGCTGCCTACCTGAAACGATTCTACGATCCATGCAG GCATGTATTTCGCTTTCGGCAGCAGGTGATTCTCTAGATGATTGTGATAAACTTATTGAGTTAGTTGGTTCGTCCGAATCCGGAATGATGCATTTGTTCAGCCAGCAGCAGTTGCAG GAATTCCTGATTTTCGAGAGGGAATGCTTGATATGTAAAATGGAGcttgaggaggagcagcagttACCTTCTGATGGCTAA
- the LOC117833963 gene encoding glutathione synthetase, chloroplastic, protein MSSCVSHHHHIQARVRPRLPVAARLPAAAASFAPPGRRVVTAAMSAEAAPGVEPAEAEPGAAAGPGQQQAVLLAEMVEDAAVWCALHGLVVGDRADPRSGTVPGVGLVHAPFSLLPSRFPTSFWKQACELAPIFNELVDRVSLDGEFLQAALSRTKQVDEFTARLLEIHEKMMAINKKEAIRLGLHRSDYMLDSETNSLLQIELNTISSSFPGLGSLVSELHRTLLNQYGKVLGLDSKRIPRNWAATQFAEALGKAWAEYNNDSAVVLMVVQPEERNMYDQYWLANHLKESYGVTTIRKTLAQVEAEGQVLTDGTLVIDGRTVAVVYFRAGYAPTDYPSEAEWKARLLMEQSSAVKCPSISYHLVGTKKIQQELAKPNVLERFLDSKEDIAKLRKSFAGLWSLDNEEIVKSAIEKPDLFVLKPQREGGGNNIYGHDVRDTLIKLQKEQGESLAAYILMQRIFPKASLTPLVRGGDCFEDLTISELGIYGAYLRNKDKVILNNQCGYLMRTKVSSSNEGGVAAGFAVLDSVLLTDE, encoded by the exons ATGTCCTCCTGCGTctcgcaccaccaccacatccaGGCCCGCGtccgcccccgcctccccgtAGCGGCCCGgctccccgcggccgcggcgtcgttCGCTCCGCCGGGGCGCCGGGTGGTGACAGCCGCGATGAGCGCCGAGGCGGCCCCGGGCGTggagccggcggaggcggaacccggggcggcggccgggccggggcaGCAGCAGGCGGTGCTGCTGGCCGAGATGGTGGAGGACGCCGCCGTCTGGTGCGCCTTGCACGGGCTCGTCGTCGGGGACCGCGCCGACCCG AGATCAGGAACAGTACCTGGCGTCGGCCTGGTTCATGCCCCGTTCTCGCTGCTTCCATCGCGCTTCCCGACGTCCTTCTGGAAGCAGGCGTGCGAGCTGGCCCCTATCTTCAATGAGCTCGTCGATCGTGTCAGCTTGGATGGGGAGTTTTTGCAAGCTGCGTTGTCTAG GACAAAGCAGGTTGATGAATTCACTGCAAGGCTGCTAGAAATTCATGAGAAGATGATGGCAATAAATAAGAAAGAG GCTATCCGCTTAGGATTGCACCGATCTGATTATATGCTGGATTCTGAAACCAATTCACTGCTTCAAATAGAGCTCAACACTATTTCGTCGTCTTTTCCTGGCCTTGGCTCCCTTGTCAGTGAACTTCACAG GACCTTACTCAATCAGTATGGAAAAGTTTTAGGCCTAGATTCTAAAAGGATACCACGGAATTGGGCTGCCACTCAATTTGCTGAAGCGTTGGGCAAAGCATGGGCTGAGTATAACAATGACAG TGCTGTTGTTCTGATGGTTGTTCAACCTGAAGAAAGAAATATGTACGACCAATATTGGCTTGCCAATCATTTGAAGGAATCATAT GGTGTGACAACTATAAGGAAAACGTTGGCACAAGTAGAGGCTGAAGGACAGGTGCTTACAGATGGAACACTTGTGAT AGATGGTCGGACAGTTGCTGTTGTGTATTTCAGAGCCGGGTATGCACCAACTGATTACCCTTCGGAAGCG GAGTGGAAAGCGAGGCTTCTGATGGAACAATCTTCTGCAGTAAAGTGCCCTTCAATATCTTACCATTTAGTAGGAACAAAAAAGATCCAGCAAGAACTAGCAAAGCCAAACGTTCTTGAAAG GTTTCTCGACAGCAAGGAGGACATTGCCAAACTACGTAAAAGTTTTGCAGGTTTGTGGAGCTTGGATAATGAAGAGATTGTGAAATCAGCAATAGAGAAACCTGACCTGTTTGTCTTGAAGCCTCAGCGAGAAGGCGGAG GAAACAACATATATGGTCATGATGTGCGAGACACGCTGATAAAACTCCAGAAGGAACAGGGGGAGTCACTTGCAGCATACATCCTGATGCAGAGGATTTTTCCAAAAGCTTCTCTTACTCCTTTAGTTAGGGGTGGTGATTGCTTTGAGGACCTTACAATCTCTGAGCTAGGGATATATGGAGCCTACTTGCG GAACAAAGACAAGGTCATCCTGAATAACCAGTGTGGTTACTTAATGCGCACCAAAGTTTCTTCATCAAACGAAGGTGGCGTTGCTGCAGGGTTTGCCGTTTTGGATAGTGTTCTCCTCACTGATGAG TGA